In a genomic window of Amphiprion ocellaris isolate individual 3 ecotype Okinawa chromosome 11, ASM2253959v1, whole genome shotgun sequence:
- the LOC111569971 gene encoding muscleblind-like protein 2a isoform X1: MALNLSSVRDTKWLTLEVCRQFQRGNCSRSDEECKFAHPPKSCQVENGRVIACFDSLKGRCSRENCKYLHPPSHLKTQLEINGRNNLIQQKTAAAVLAQQMQLMIPGPGLQPVPTFPVTQGLGTNAGLGYGSYMTPLSHGMSLIPSDILSSTPVLVPGSSPVSVQCSSSSSSSSSSSPSQKLQRTDKLEVCREFQRGNCARGETDCRFAHPSDSPMIDTTDNTVTVCMDYIKSRCSREKCKYFHPPAHLQAKIKSSQQVNQTTVAAQATAAAVTQSTAKAMKRPLEATVDLAFPHSVLQPLPKRPALEKSSWASSLLSPSLLHYQQALANTQLQQPTAAFYPAGSVLCMTPANSIDHPQVTTRNRRQCHVAAVKGPQQPFCKYPVNTTHDTRQAAC; the protein is encoded by the exons ATGGCGTTAAATCTTTCTTCAGTAAGAGACACAAAGTGGCTAACTTTGGAAGTCTGTCGACAGTTTCAGCGAGGAAACTGTTCACGTAGTGACGAGGAATGCAAATTTGCTCATCCACCGAAGAGCTGCCAGGTTGAGAATGGGAGAGTTATTGCCTGCTTTGACTCACTGAAG GGCAGATGTTCAAGagaaaactgcaaatatctCCATCCACCTTCGCACTTGAAAACCCAGTTAGAGATAAACGGACGCAACAATCTCATCCAGCAGAAGACGGCGGCAGCTGTGCTCGCACAACAGATGCAGCTCATGATCCCTGGACCCGGCCTGCAGCCTGTG CCAACATTTCCTGTTACACAGGGACTTGGCACAAATGCTGGTCTGGGTTATGGTTCATACATGACACCCCTGAGTCATGGAATGAGCCTCATTCCTTCAGACATCCTCTCCAGCACCCCGGTTCTTGTTCCTGGGAGCTCCCCAGTCTCAGTCCAgtgttcctcctcttcctcttcctcttcttcatcttctcccTCTCAGAAGCTGCAGCGTACAGACAAGCTGGAG GTGTGTCGTGAATTTCAGCGGGGAAACTGTGCAAGAGGGGAGACCGATTGCCGCTTTGCTCACCCCAGTGACAGCCCAATGATTGACACCACTGACAACACTGTCACTGTTTGCATGGACTACATCAAGAGCCGCTGTTCCAGGGAGAAGTGCAAGTATTTTCACCCACCTGCACACTTGCAGGCCAAAATCAAATCCAGTCAACAAGTCAATCAGACGACCGTGGCAGCACAGGCCACAGCTGCAGCCGTG ACTCAGTCGACTGCCAAAGCAATGAAGCGACCCCTCGAGGCAACTGTAGACCTG GCCTTTCCCCACAGTGTCCTGCAACCCTTACCAAAGAGACCAGCTCTTGAGAAGAGCAGCTGGGCCAGTTCTCTCCTCAGCCCCAGTTTATTGCACTACCAACAGGCTCTGGCcaacacacagctgcagcagcccaCTGCAGCATTTTATCCCGCAG GTTCTGTCTTGTGCATGACTCCCGCTAACAGCATTG ATCATCCTCAAGTAACCACCAGAAACAGACGTCAGTgccatgttgctgctgttaaagGTCCCCAACAGCCATTCTGTAAATATCCTGTTAACACCACACACGACACACGACAAGCTGCATGCTGA
- the LOC111569971 gene encoding muscleblind-like protein 2a isoform X6: protein MALNLSSVRDTKWLTLEVCRQFQRGNCSRSDEECKFAHPPKSCQVENGRVIACFDSLKGRCSRENCKYLHPPSHLKTQLEINGRNNLIQQKTAAAVLAQQMQLMIPGPGLQPVPTFPVTQGLGTNAGLGYGSYMTPLSHGMSLIPSDILSSTPVLVPGSSPVSVQCSSSSSSSSSSSPSQKLQRTDKLEVCREFQRGNCARGETDCRFAHPSDSPMIDTTDNTVTVCMDYIKSRCSREKCKYFHPPAHLQAKIKSSQQVNQTTVAAQATAAAVAFPHSVLQPLPKRPALEKSSWASSLLSPSLLHYQQALANTQLQQPTAAFYPAGSVLCMTPANSIVPMMYSATPATVSAATTPATSVPYAATAPTNQIILK from the exons ATGGCGTTAAATCTTTCTTCAGTAAGAGACACAAAGTGGCTAACTTTGGAAGTCTGTCGACAGTTTCAGCGAGGAAACTGTTCACGTAGTGACGAGGAATGCAAATTTGCTCATCCACCGAAGAGCTGCCAGGTTGAGAATGGGAGAGTTATTGCCTGCTTTGACTCACTGAAG GGCAGATGTTCAAGagaaaactgcaaatatctCCATCCACCTTCGCACTTGAAAACCCAGTTAGAGATAAACGGACGCAACAATCTCATCCAGCAGAAGACGGCGGCAGCTGTGCTCGCACAACAGATGCAGCTCATGATCCCTGGACCCGGCCTGCAGCCTGTG CCAACATTTCCTGTTACACAGGGACTTGGCACAAATGCTGGTCTGGGTTATGGTTCATACATGACACCCCTGAGTCATGGAATGAGCCTCATTCCTTCAGACATCCTCTCCAGCACCCCGGTTCTTGTTCCTGGGAGCTCCCCAGTCTCAGTCCAgtgttcctcctcttcctcttcctcttcttcatcttctcccTCTCAGAAGCTGCAGCGTACAGACAAGCTGGAG GTGTGTCGTGAATTTCAGCGGGGAAACTGTGCAAGAGGGGAGACCGATTGCCGCTTTGCTCACCCCAGTGACAGCCCAATGATTGACACCACTGACAACACTGTCACTGTTTGCATGGACTACATCAAGAGCCGCTGTTCCAGGGAGAAGTGCAAGTATTTTCACCCACCTGCACACTTGCAGGCCAAAATCAAATCCAGTCAACAAGTCAATCAGACGACCGTGGCAGCACAGGCCACAGCTGCAGCCGTG GCCTTTCCCCACAGTGTCCTGCAACCCTTACCAAAGAGACCAGCTCTTGAGAAGAGCAGCTGGGCCAGTTCTCTCCTCAGCCCCAGTTTATTGCACTACCAACAGGCTCTGGCcaacacacagctgcagcagcccaCTGCAGCATTTTATCCCGCAG GTTCTGTCTTGTGCATGACTCCCGCTAACAGCATTG TCCCCATGATGTACAGTGCTACGCCTGCTACTGTCTCTGCAGCAACTACTCCCGCCACAAGTGTCCCCTACGCAGCAACAGCACCAACCAATCAG ATCATCCTCAAGTAA
- the LOC111569971 gene encoding muscleblind-like protein 2a isoform X4 — MALNLSSVRDTKWLTLEVCRQFQRGNCSRSDEECKFAHPPKSCQVENGRVIACFDSLKGRCSRENCKYLHPPSHLKTQLEINGRNNLIQQKTAAAVLAQQMQLMIPGPGLQPVPTFPVTQGLGTNAGLGYGSYMTPLSHGMSLIPSDILSSTPVLVPGSSPVSVQCSSSSSSSSSSSPSQKLQRTDKLEVCREFQRGNCARGETDCRFAHPSDSPMIDTTDNTVTVCMDYIKSRCSREKCKYFHPPAHLQAKIKSSQQVNQTTVAAQATAAAVAFPHSVLQPLPKRPALEKSSWASSLLSPSLLHYQQALANTQLQQPTAAFYPAGSVLCMTPANSIDHPQVTTRNRRQCHVAAVKGPQQPFCKYPVNTTHDTRQAAC; from the exons ATGGCGTTAAATCTTTCTTCAGTAAGAGACACAAAGTGGCTAACTTTGGAAGTCTGTCGACAGTTTCAGCGAGGAAACTGTTCACGTAGTGACGAGGAATGCAAATTTGCTCATCCACCGAAGAGCTGCCAGGTTGAGAATGGGAGAGTTATTGCCTGCTTTGACTCACTGAAG GGCAGATGTTCAAGagaaaactgcaaatatctCCATCCACCTTCGCACTTGAAAACCCAGTTAGAGATAAACGGACGCAACAATCTCATCCAGCAGAAGACGGCGGCAGCTGTGCTCGCACAACAGATGCAGCTCATGATCCCTGGACCCGGCCTGCAGCCTGTG CCAACATTTCCTGTTACACAGGGACTTGGCACAAATGCTGGTCTGGGTTATGGTTCATACATGACACCCCTGAGTCATGGAATGAGCCTCATTCCTTCAGACATCCTCTCCAGCACCCCGGTTCTTGTTCCTGGGAGCTCCCCAGTCTCAGTCCAgtgttcctcctcttcctcttcctcttcttcatcttctcccTCTCAGAAGCTGCAGCGTACAGACAAGCTGGAG GTGTGTCGTGAATTTCAGCGGGGAAACTGTGCAAGAGGGGAGACCGATTGCCGCTTTGCTCACCCCAGTGACAGCCCAATGATTGACACCACTGACAACACTGTCACTGTTTGCATGGACTACATCAAGAGCCGCTGTTCCAGGGAGAAGTGCAAGTATTTTCACCCACCTGCACACTTGCAGGCCAAAATCAAATCCAGTCAACAAGTCAATCAGACGACCGTGGCAGCACAGGCCACAGCTGCAGCCGTG GCCTTTCCCCACAGTGTCCTGCAACCCTTACCAAAGAGACCAGCTCTTGAGAAGAGCAGCTGGGCCAGTTCTCTCCTCAGCCCCAGTTTATTGCACTACCAACAGGCTCTGGCcaacacacagctgcagcagcccaCTGCAGCATTTTATCCCGCAG GTTCTGTCTTGTGCATGACTCCCGCTAACAGCATTG ATCATCCTCAAGTAACCACCAGAAACAGACGTCAGTgccatgttgctgctgttaaagGTCCCCAACAGCCATTCTGTAAATATCCTGTTAACACCACACACGACACACGACAAGCTGCATGCTGA
- the LOC111569971 gene encoding muscleblind-like protein 2a isoform X5, whose translation MALNLSSVRDTKWLTLEVCRQFQRGNCSRSDEECKFAHPPKSCQVENGRVIACFDSLKGRCSRENCKYLHPPSHLKTQLEINGRNNLIQQKTAAAVLAQQMQLMIPGPGLQPVPTFPVTQGLGTNAGLGYGSYMTPLSHGMSLIPSDILSSTPVLVPGSSPVSVQCSSSSSSSSSSSPSQKLQRTDKLEVCREFQRGNCARGETDCRFAHPSDSPMIDTTDNTVTVCMDYIKSRCSREKCKYFHPPAHLQAKIKSSQQVNQTTVAAQATAAAVTQSTAKAMKRPLEATVDLAFPHSVLQPLPKRPALEKSSWASSLLSPSLLHYQQALANTQLQQPTAAFYPAGSVLCMTPANSIATTPATSVPYAATAPTNQIILK comes from the exons ATGGCGTTAAATCTTTCTTCAGTAAGAGACACAAAGTGGCTAACTTTGGAAGTCTGTCGACAGTTTCAGCGAGGAAACTGTTCACGTAGTGACGAGGAATGCAAATTTGCTCATCCACCGAAGAGCTGCCAGGTTGAGAATGGGAGAGTTATTGCCTGCTTTGACTCACTGAAG GGCAGATGTTCAAGagaaaactgcaaatatctCCATCCACCTTCGCACTTGAAAACCCAGTTAGAGATAAACGGACGCAACAATCTCATCCAGCAGAAGACGGCGGCAGCTGTGCTCGCACAACAGATGCAGCTCATGATCCCTGGACCCGGCCTGCAGCCTGTG CCAACATTTCCTGTTACACAGGGACTTGGCACAAATGCTGGTCTGGGTTATGGTTCATACATGACACCCCTGAGTCATGGAATGAGCCTCATTCCTTCAGACATCCTCTCCAGCACCCCGGTTCTTGTTCCTGGGAGCTCCCCAGTCTCAGTCCAgtgttcctcctcttcctcttcctcttcttcatcttctcccTCTCAGAAGCTGCAGCGTACAGACAAGCTGGAG GTGTGTCGTGAATTTCAGCGGGGAAACTGTGCAAGAGGGGAGACCGATTGCCGCTTTGCTCACCCCAGTGACAGCCCAATGATTGACACCACTGACAACACTGTCACTGTTTGCATGGACTACATCAAGAGCCGCTGTTCCAGGGAGAAGTGCAAGTATTTTCACCCACCTGCACACTTGCAGGCCAAAATCAAATCCAGTCAACAAGTCAATCAGACGACCGTGGCAGCACAGGCCACAGCTGCAGCCGTG ACTCAGTCGACTGCCAAAGCAATGAAGCGACCCCTCGAGGCAACTGTAGACCTG GCCTTTCCCCACAGTGTCCTGCAACCCTTACCAAAGAGACCAGCTCTTGAGAAGAGCAGCTGGGCCAGTTCTCTCCTCAGCCCCAGTTTATTGCACTACCAACAGGCTCTGGCcaacacacagctgcagcagcccaCTGCAGCATTTTATCCCGCAG GTTCTGTCTTGTGCATGACTCCCGCTAACAGCATTG CAACTACTCCCGCCACAAGTGTCCCCTACGCAGCAACAGCACCAACCAATCAG ATCATCCTCAAGTAA
- the LOC111569971 gene encoding muscleblind-like protein 2a isoform X3, producing MALNLSSVRDTKWLTLEVCRQFQRGNCSRSDEECKFAHPPKSCQVENGRVIACFDSLKGRCSRENCKYLHPPSHLKTQLEINGRNNLIQQKTAAAVLAQQMQLMIPGPGLQPVGLGTNAGLGYGSYMTPLSHGMSLIPSDILSSTPVLVPGSSPVSVQCSSSSSSSSSSSPSQKLQRTDKLEVCREFQRGNCARGETDCRFAHPSDSPMIDTTDNTVTVCMDYIKSRCSREKCKYFHPPAHLQAKIKSSQQVNQTTVAAQATAAAVTQSTAKAMKRPLEATVDLAFPHSVLQPLPKRPALEKSSWASSLLSPSLLHYQQALANTQLQQPTAAFYPAGSVLCMTPANSIDHPQVTTRNRRQCHVAAVKGPQQPFCKYPVNTTHDTRQAAC from the exons ATGGCGTTAAATCTTTCTTCAGTAAGAGACACAAAGTGGCTAACTTTGGAAGTCTGTCGACAGTTTCAGCGAGGAAACTGTTCACGTAGTGACGAGGAATGCAAATTTGCTCATCCACCGAAGAGCTGCCAGGTTGAGAATGGGAGAGTTATTGCCTGCTTTGACTCACTGAAG GGCAGATGTTCAAGagaaaactgcaaatatctCCATCCACCTTCGCACTTGAAAACCCAGTTAGAGATAAACGGACGCAACAATCTCATCCAGCAGAAGACGGCGGCAGCTGTGCTCGCACAACAGATGCAGCTCATGATCCCTGGACCCGGCCTGCAGCCTGTG GGACTTGGCACAAATGCTGGTCTGGGTTATGGTTCATACATGACACCCCTGAGTCATGGAATGAGCCTCATTCCTTCAGACATCCTCTCCAGCACCCCGGTTCTTGTTCCTGGGAGCTCCCCAGTCTCAGTCCAgtgttcctcctcttcctcttcctcttcttcatcttctcccTCTCAGAAGCTGCAGCGTACAGACAAGCTGGAG GTGTGTCGTGAATTTCAGCGGGGAAACTGTGCAAGAGGGGAGACCGATTGCCGCTTTGCTCACCCCAGTGACAGCCCAATGATTGACACCACTGACAACACTGTCACTGTTTGCATGGACTACATCAAGAGCCGCTGTTCCAGGGAGAAGTGCAAGTATTTTCACCCACCTGCACACTTGCAGGCCAAAATCAAATCCAGTCAACAAGTCAATCAGACGACCGTGGCAGCACAGGCCACAGCTGCAGCCGTG ACTCAGTCGACTGCCAAAGCAATGAAGCGACCCCTCGAGGCAACTGTAGACCTG GCCTTTCCCCACAGTGTCCTGCAACCCTTACCAAAGAGACCAGCTCTTGAGAAGAGCAGCTGGGCCAGTTCTCTCCTCAGCCCCAGTTTATTGCACTACCAACAGGCTCTGGCcaacacacagctgcagcagcccaCTGCAGCATTTTATCCCGCAG GTTCTGTCTTGTGCATGACTCCCGCTAACAGCATTG ATCATCCTCAAGTAACCACCAGAAACAGACGTCAGTgccatgttgctgctgttaaagGTCCCCAACAGCCATTCTGTAAATATCCTGTTAACACCACACACGACACACGACAAGCTGCATGCTGA
- the LOC111569971 gene encoding muscleblind-like protein 2a isoform X2 translates to MALNLSSVRDTKWLTLEVCRQFQRGNCSRSDEECKFAHPPKSCQVENGRVIACFDSLKGRCSRENCKYLHPPSHLKTQLEINGRNNLIQQKTAAAVLAQQMQLMIPGPGLQPVPTFPVTQGLGTNAGLGYGSYMTPLSHGMSLIPSDILSSTPVLVPGSSPVSVQCSSSSSSSSSSSPSQKLQRTDKLEVCREFQRGNCARGETDCRFAHPSDSPMIDTTDNTVTVCMDYIKSRCSREKCKYFHPPAHLQAKIKSSQQVNQTTVAAQATAAAVTQSTAKAMKRPLEATVDLAFPHSVLQPLPKRPALEKSSWASSLLSPSLLHYQQALANTQLQQPTAAFYPAGSVLCMTPANSIVPMMYSATPATVSAATTPATSVPYAATAPTNQIILK, encoded by the exons ATGGCGTTAAATCTTTCTTCAGTAAGAGACACAAAGTGGCTAACTTTGGAAGTCTGTCGACAGTTTCAGCGAGGAAACTGTTCACGTAGTGACGAGGAATGCAAATTTGCTCATCCACCGAAGAGCTGCCAGGTTGAGAATGGGAGAGTTATTGCCTGCTTTGACTCACTGAAG GGCAGATGTTCAAGagaaaactgcaaatatctCCATCCACCTTCGCACTTGAAAACCCAGTTAGAGATAAACGGACGCAACAATCTCATCCAGCAGAAGACGGCGGCAGCTGTGCTCGCACAACAGATGCAGCTCATGATCCCTGGACCCGGCCTGCAGCCTGTG CCAACATTTCCTGTTACACAGGGACTTGGCACAAATGCTGGTCTGGGTTATGGTTCATACATGACACCCCTGAGTCATGGAATGAGCCTCATTCCTTCAGACATCCTCTCCAGCACCCCGGTTCTTGTTCCTGGGAGCTCCCCAGTCTCAGTCCAgtgttcctcctcttcctcttcctcttcttcatcttctcccTCTCAGAAGCTGCAGCGTACAGACAAGCTGGAG GTGTGTCGTGAATTTCAGCGGGGAAACTGTGCAAGAGGGGAGACCGATTGCCGCTTTGCTCACCCCAGTGACAGCCCAATGATTGACACCACTGACAACACTGTCACTGTTTGCATGGACTACATCAAGAGCCGCTGTTCCAGGGAGAAGTGCAAGTATTTTCACCCACCTGCACACTTGCAGGCCAAAATCAAATCCAGTCAACAAGTCAATCAGACGACCGTGGCAGCACAGGCCACAGCTGCAGCCGTG ACTCAGTCGACTGCCAAAGCAATGAAGCGACCCCTCGAGGCAACTGTAGACCTG GCCTTTCCCCACAGTGTCCTGCAACCCTTACCAAAGAGACCAGCTCTTGAGAAGAGCAGCTGGGCCAGTTCTCTCCTCAGCCCCAGTTTATTGCACTACCAACAGGCTCTGGCcaacacacagctgcagcagcccaCTGCAGCATTTTATCCCGCAG GTTCTGTCTTGTGCATGACTCCCGCTAACAGCATTG TCCCCATGATGTACAGTGCTACGCCTGCTACTGTCTCTGCAGCAACTACTCCCGCCACAAGTGTCCCCTACGCAGCAACAGCACCAACCAATCAG ATCATCCTCAAGTAA